A stretch of Pseudorhodobacter turbinis DNA encodes these proteins:
- a CDS encoding non-ribosomal peptide synthetase, which translates to MHDQIEAIRARVAALSPQERAGFRAKVEARGIDWSLIVADTPPRPRPDHLPLSPAQMQFWLLQQVHPETTALSIAFAWDVEGALDLDALRRALTYLIARHEPLRTAFTIKDGTPTQQVRATVPFDLATSLPPIATAESDFVAQAFDLGVAPLFRVRLLQHSQDRFSVLFAFHHIICDGWSRGIFLRELAASYQAYVAGQEPDLPPITRHFADIVLDQTEWLASSDATAQAAFWRAELEGIAPQSLSSWKRAADTSAETVTLPLGADLSARIAGLAAQLGVSQYVLMLAVFQLLLHRLTGAEDIAVGTPTAGRDSEEKSGLIGLFVNTLVLRNRIEPDMTFRTFLARVGKGFARAFEHQDLPFARVVDTVGAARNAGQTPLFQTLFQVQTGGYAHQNAAQIDLGDPRLAVRQRVLPLPQAKFDLSWHVMDQPGGYGVIIEYRPALFSGDQIRGMKAQFETLLHAVADAPDMCLSAFSFIPPDQTRDAVLRGPDSNIPDLLQQIEKQKGAEALICATSGQSLDYADLWDRAGQMANGLLARPELHGPDARVAISMRRGPDLVVAMLAALRAGLAYVPLDPEMPVARRDYILQDADVALVLSDHPLDTICPLVDPATLTGQGDLPAPDPDRIAYLIYTSGSTGWPKGVPITRRALSNLIASTADILGTGQDLRMLALTTVAFDISALEIFLPLSVGGTLVMAGTADTAMPAQLAGLIPRHGITHMQATPATWRLLLDHGWHGAPELVALSGGEALPTGLAQRLHANVKSLWNMYGPTETTIWSAALKITPRNLAGPVVPVGGPVANTSLRVLDPHGAVLPAGIAGELAIGGAGLSPGYRNRPDMNMRSFLTSGNERLYRTGDRVVLQGDTTLQFLGRVDHQIKLNGYRIEPGEIEAALTALPEIAEALAMVDGGRLLAYYRGDQTLDAQALRRQLADSLPSYMIPAQYVRIAAFPLNPNGKIDRAQLPKPDADEQAPRRTPTTGAEVLLHGIWADVLQKNGFGVDDNFFDLGGDSVRAIQIASRARESGLILTPAQMFENQTVALQAAAAQSAKTPWQVALSGGPIGNDIAGLAPVAGDSIGGGGAPVQQMLGAADLAKLHADAKLRNTTPARLMTAALARTIWHWRQAPFSLVLIDGTETEVRAMPAVLAALPSGVAGSEKALTDALAVGDRAGIDPRRIVEKAVIASWQAPAEQLAQVLAPTGLHLRAEAMEDGILLKWEYDPGLFSGATIARLAARHVAELRGQASGSTAGNNKLNKLRAQLKDTSK; encoded by the coding sequence ATGCATGACCAAATCGAAGCCATCAGGGCCCGTGTTGCCGCCCTGTCGCCGCAGGAACGCGCCGGATTCCGCGCCAAAGTAGAGGCGCGCGGAATCGATTGGTCCCTCATTGTTGCCGATACCCCACCACGGCCCCGCCCCGATCATCTGCCGCTATCACCGGCACAGATGCAGTTCTGGCTGCTGCAGCAGGTGCATCCCGAGACAACCGCCCTGTCCATTGCATTTGCATGGGATGTCGAGGGGGCGCTTGATCTGGATGCCCTGCGTCGGGCGCTGACCTATCTTATTGCCCGCCACGAGCCTTTGCGGACGGCATTCACCATCAAGGATGGCACTCCGACCCAGCAGGTTCGGGCAACAGTGCCCTTTGATCTGGCCACCAGCCTTCCCCCCATTGCCACCGCCGAAAGCGATTTTGTTGCCCAAGCTTTCGATCTTGGTGTGGCACCGTTGTTTCGTGTGCGGCTGCTCCAACATTCCCAAGACCGCTTTTCGGTCCTGTTCGCGTTTCACCATATCATTTGCGACGGCTGGTCACGCGGTATCTTTCTGCGTGAACTGGCGGCCAGTTACCAAGCTTATGTCGCAGGGCAGGAGCCAGATCTCCCCCCGATTACGCGCCACTTCGCCGATATCGTGCTGGATCAGACAGAGTGGCTTGCCTCATCCGACGCCACAGCGCAGGCAGCCTTCTGGCGTGCAGAGCTGGAAGGCATTGCCCCGCAAAGCCTGTCATCATGGAAACGCGCCGCAGATACCTCTGCCGAAACCGTTACCTTGCCTTTGGGCGCGGATCTGTCCGCAAGGATCGCCGGTTTGGCGGCACAGCTTGGCGTGTCGCAATATGTGCTGATGCTGGCGGTGTTCCAACTGTTGCTGCACCGGCTGACCGGCGCCGAGGATATCGCGGTCGGCACCCCCACCGCCGGCCGCGATTCTGAGGAAAAATCAGGGCTGATCGGGTTGTTCGTCAACACCTTGGTGCTTCGAAACCGGATCGAACCGGATATGACATTCCGCACCTTTCTGGCACGGGTTGGCAAGGGGTTCGCCCGTGCATTCGAGCATCAGGACCTGCCTTTCGCCCGCGTTGTTGACACGGTCGGCGCGGCCCGAAATGCGGGGCAAACGCCATTATTTCAGACGCTATTTCAAGTGCAAACCGGCGGCTATGCCCATCAGAACGCCGCGCAAATCGATCTTGGCGATCCCCGCCTTGCGGTGCGTCAGCGCGTTTTGCCCCTGCCACAGGCAAAGTTCGACCTAAGCTGGCATGTGATGGATCAACCCGGCGGTTACGGCGTCATCATCGAATACCGTCCGGCCCTGTTTTCCGGGGATCAGATCCGAGGCATGAAGGCCCAGTTTGAAACGCTGTTGCATGCCGTGGCGGATGCGCCTGATATGTGCCTCTCGGCGTTCAGTTTTATCCCACCGGATCAGACTCGCGATGCCGTTTTACGCGGCCCTGACAGCAATATCCCCGACCTTCTGCAGCAGATAGAAAAGCAAAAGGGCGCAGAGGCACTGATCTGTGCGACAAGCGGGCAATCCTTGGACTATGCTGATTTATGGGACCGTGCGGGGCAAATGGCCAATGGGCTTTTGGCGCGGCCAGAGCTGCACGGACCGGATGCGCGCGTTGCGATCTCTATGCGGCGCGGGCCGGATCTGGTGGTGGCGATGCTAGCCGCCCTGCGCGCAGGGCTGGCCTATGTGCCGCTTGACCCCGAGATGCCGGTCGCGCGCAGGGACTATATCCTGCAAGATGCGGATGTGGCGCTTGTCCTCTCGGATCACCCGCTGGATACCATCTGCCCTCTGGTCGATCCTGCCACCTTGACGGGGCAGGGCGATCTGCCTGCGCCGGATCCGGACCGCATCGCCTATCTGATCTATACCAGCGGCAGCACCGGCTGGCCCAAAGGCGTGCCGATCACGCGCCGCGCTTTGTCGAACCTGATCGCCTCGACGGCAGATATTCTGGGGACCGGACAAGACCTGCGCATGCTGGCCCTGACCACGGTCGCGTTCGATATCTCCGCGCTTGAGATTTTCCTGCCGCTGTCTGTTGGCGGCACATTGGTCATGGCTGGCACTGCAGACACAGCGATGCCCGCGCAACTGGCCGGTTTAATTCCCCGCCACGGCATCACCCATATGCAGGCCACACCGGCAACGTGGCGGCTTTTGCTGGATCACGGCTGGCATGGCGCGCCTGAACTTGTCGCGCTTAGCGGCGGTGAGGCATTGCCGACCGGTTTGGCACAACGCCTGCATGCAAACGTCAAGAGCTTGTGGAATATGTATGGGCCGACCGAAACGACCATTTGGTCGGCAGCGCTTAAAATCACCCCCAGGAATCTGGCCGGGCCGGTTGTGCCGGTTGGCGGGCCGGTCGCAAATACCAGCCTGCGGGTACTCGACCCCCATGGGGCGGTTTTGCCCGCTGGCATTGCGGGTGAGCTTGCTATCGGGGGCGCGGGACTTAGCCCCGGCTATCGCAACCGGCCCGATATGAATATGCGCAGCTTTCTGACATCAGGGAATGAGCGGCTTTACCGCACCGGTGACCGCGTGGTGCTGCAAGGGGATACAACCTTGCAGTTTCTGGGTCGGGTCGATCACCAGATCAAACTGAACGGATACCGGATAGAACCCGGAGAAATCGAAGCCGCGCTGACCGCCCTGCCCGAAATAGCCGAGGCATTGGCAATGGTTGATGGTGGCCGCCTGCTTGCCTATTACCGCGGTGACCAAACGCTTGATGCGCAGGCCTTGCGCAGGCAGTTGGCCGACTCCCTGCCATCCTATATGATCCCTGCCCAATATGTTCGCATTGCCGCATTTCCGTTGAATCCCAACGGCAAGATCGATCGCGCGCAACTGCCGAAACCGGATGCGGACGAACAGGCCCCGAGGCGCACGCCCACAACCGGGGCCGAAGTTTTGCTGCATGGGATCTGGGCAGATGTGCTTCAAAAAAACGGGTTTGGCGTTGATGACAATTTCTTTGACTTGGGCGGCGATTCCGTGCGGGCCATACAAATCGCATCCCGTGCCCGAGAGAGCGGCCTGATCCTGACCCCTGCCCAGATGTTCGAAAACCAGACCGTGGCCCTGCAAGCGGCTGCCGCACAATCCGCAAAGACCCCGTGGCAGGTGGCGCTGTCAGGCGGGCCGATTGGCAATGATATCGCCGGTCTGGCCCCTGTCGCGGGCGACAGCATCGGCGGCGGTGGCGCGCCAGTACAGCAAATGCTGGGCGCGGCAGATCTGGCCAAGCTGCATGCAGATGCCAAGCTGCGCAATACGACACCCGCACGGCTGATGACAGCGGCGCTGGCCCGCACGATCTGGCATTGGCGACAGGCCCCCTTTTCGCTGGTGCTGATTGATGGAACAGAGACCGAGGTCCGCGCCATGCCTGCCGTTCTGGCGGCTTTGCCCTCGGGGGTTGCGGGTTCGGAAAAGGCCCTGACAGATGCGCTGGCGGTCGGTGATCGGGCCGGTATCGATCCACGCAGGATTGTTGAAAAGGCAGTTATCGCGTCGTGGCAAGCACCGGCCGAACAACTGGCACAAGTGCTGGCACCTACGGGGTTACACCTGCGGGCCGAGGCCATGGAGGATGGCATCCTGCTGAAATGGGAATACGACCCCGGCCTGTTTTCCGGCGCAACCATTGCCAGGCTTGCGGCGCGGCATGTGGCGGAATTGCGCGGGCAGGCAAGCGGCAGCACTGCCGGAAACAACAAGCTCAACAAACTGCGCGCACAGTTGAAGGACACCTCAAAATGA